The sequence below is a genomic window from Pyrobaculum sp. 3827-6.
GAGGTAGTAGCTATCCTCACCAGCTATTTCTCTCAATATCCTCTCGGTGATGAGCTCCACTATGTCAATCCCGGCTCTCTGCCTCACGTCTTCGTAAGACGTGAATGGGCGCTTCTTCCGCTCCTCTAGTATCTCCTGGACCTTCTTCTTTCCTATGCCTTTCAACAGCTCTAGGCTGTGAAGTTTGAGTGTTATTGGACCCGCCTCGTTTAGCCACTTCACAAATCTGCTTTCCTGTTGTTCCACTATTTTCCTCACCACGGCGTTGAGGTTCTCCCGGCCCTGCGGCTGGAGGTCGTCGTACCTAATCCTCCTAACAATTTTATCTACTTTGTCTCTCTGGCCCTGCCCCACGTACACCCTCTCGCCTATCTCAACCACGACCCCCTTCTTAAGCGTCACTTCTAACAACGTGAAGTGATCCTCGCCGACGAGGTGGGCGTAGGATACGTCGTGTGGAAACTCTCTCCTAATTTTAGGAGGTAGTTTATACACCGCCACCTCCGGCGGCAGTATGTCAACTACATATGCGTACTCTTCTCTCCGGCCTCTCATTGCCCAGTTAGTAACTTGAAGATTTCTCTCAACTCGCTGTCTGAGTACTCCCTCCTCTCGAGGTGCGTCAACACGGTTCTCAGCTCCTCTACGCTGTCTATCGAGAGGTTTACCAGCTGTATCGCGGTGATTCTGGCGAATCCGAACTTCTCTACTAACTGCTTCACCAAGCTTTCCGCGTTCTCCCGCGTCCTCTTTGTCACTTTTTCTAGGTAGTCAAGCGTCTTTCTCTGCTCCTCCGACAGCTGAGTTGTGGCGGCTACCTCCCTCAGTATGGCGAGGGCGCTGGCATGCGGCACCTCTTCAGACCTGCGGATTTTTTTAACGCTCACTGTCTAATGTGTGCACCACTTTATAACTTATACGCCCCTTACCACGGTGTTAAAGTTTAATAACCGGTGGCTATCCCGGGGACATGGTTAAGAGGACACACGGCTATCGCTACAAATCTAGGAAACTACTTAGAAAAAAGCCTAGAGAGAGGGGGGCCCCCGGCCTTTCGAGACTGTTGTACGAGTACAAGCCAGGGGACCAAGTTGTTATAGATATAGATCCCACCTACATATCCAACGCCCCCCACAGACGCTACCAGGGCAAGGTCGGCGTAGTCGTCGGCGTCAGGGGCAGGGCGTATGTAATTGAGACCTATCTAGGGGACAAGAAGAAGGTTATTATAACGACGCCGGAGCACCTAAGGCCGTATCAGGGGGGTAGCTGAGCGTCCTCTCCACCTGTGTAGTGTATCTGTAACTGGTAGTAGAGCTTGTCTAGGCCATCCCCTGTTTTAGCCGAGACGAATATCGGCTCCACGAAGCCGCCCATGTTGGCGACAGATCTCAGAATCTCCTTCTCGTAGCTAGGCAGATCTATAGACTCTAGCAGAGTCTCGGGATCCTCAGACCAGTTGGTGATGTTGACAACCGCCTCCTCCGTGAGGAGATCTGCCTTATTCACAGCCAGAATCTGCGGCTTCTTGAACCTTATCCGGCTTGAGAGCGCCAGCAACATGGTGGTGGCGAAGCCGTCGATAGTCTGTATATACACGGCGTCTGCCACATACACCACTAGAGAATGCGTATCTGAAAGCTTCTGTACCAAGTAGGCGCCGCTTTGTCTAAAGGCGAAGAGCTCCATTTGGCCGGGGGTATCTATTAGGTATATCGGAGCCCCAACTACCTCCATCTCCTCTTTTATCCTCTCCGCCTCGGTCACCACCATGTCGACAGCCGCTATTATAGAGGCGTTGGGCCCCAGCTTGTACTGCTTCATTACCTTCCTCGCGCTTACCCTATCTCTAATATCTATGTCGGGGACGTAGGGCAGGTACTCCGCCGCCGGATCTAGGTTCACAACCCCCACATCAAATCCCTGTTCCTCCATCCATGTAGATAGGGCCGCTACTAGGGTGGACTTCCCCGACCCCGCCGTCCCGATGAAAAATACCGTGTACATCAACTACGTGCCTCTCTAATCACGGCGGCGACCTTGGCGGCTAAGACATGTATCTTCTCGCTACTCTCAACCACCACGTAGCCCTGTAGCCTCTCTTCGTACCACAGGGGGGGATATCTCTTTCCTGGATAAACCTGGAATTTGTAGCCAAGCTTCTCAAGGGCCTGGGCCACCTCTTGCAACGTTGGCCTATTCACAGCTAGGCTTTTAGGTAGTAGCCTCCCCTTGGAGCGGGGGGTGGCTGAGTCTAGGTATGCGAGCCAGAGGATTCTTCCGCCTTTTTTCTTCATTCTACAAGCACTGCGTTTACGACGCCGTCTTGGCCGGGGCGGGAGGTGACCACCGCCCTGCCCACCTCCGTCTGGATAACCGCGCCCTTAACTATGTAGTTACGTCGTGCAAAATCCGGATTTGCCGGAGTTGAGACGATGGACACAATTTTAGCTTTTACACTCCGCCTCTCCTTAGGCAGATAGACGTTGGCGTACCTCACCTCTCTCAGCCTCACCTTGAGATTGCCGCCTCTCACCCTCTCCACCACTCTTACGTCGGCCTCGCCGAGTTTTGGAATCTGAGGCGGGCCGCCGCCTAGGGCCTTTTTCTTAGTTTTTCTAACTTTTCTCTTCTTGCCGCCAGAGGGCTTTTTCAGATCTCCTCCTTTGTAATAGGCGCCTAGTTTCACGGCTTTTGTTAACGTTGGGGTATTTAAATTCTAGCCCACATGTGCCGTTAGGTAATATTCCAGTATTGGAGGGGCGAACCTTATTAAATAGGGGTCAACAATTGCTTTAATGAGGCGTATTGGTCATGCTCTTCACTACTCCCGTCTGGGGAACCTCGTGGTGAAACTCTCGGAGGTTCCCCCCCTCTACGTAAACATATACACATACACGATGAAAAAAGTCGGCGTCTTGTACGACGTTATTGGAAATGTGAAAAATCCCTATGGTTTAGTGAAGCCGGCGACACGCGACGACTCGGTAGTAGGTCAAGCTCTCTACGTGAGGCCGCAAGATATTGAGAAGAGGCGGAGGAAATGACGCGGAGGTTAATATTCGAAGTGGAGGAGTATAGTTGCCCAGTATGTGGCTCTGTTAACGAGGTAGTTGTAGACTACGAGCGGGGTCAGGTTATCTGTAAGAACTGCGGCACAGTATTGAGAGACGGCATAGCTGATCTAGGACCCGAGTGGAGGAAGCCAGAGTCGTCAAGAGCGTATTCAGGCCCCATGGGCTCCTCCATCGGCGATATTGAGTACGGCAACGTCAAAGTTATTGACAAAATCAAGGCTATTAGCTTGAAGAAGTTTTCACGCCCCATCTCCACGCCTCTAGAAAGAGTTGAGGCGGATATAAGGGAATTCCTGGAATCAGCCAGAGAAAAGCTGGGGATTCCTAGGAATATAATAGAGGATTCTGTAATGCTGTACAAAAAGCTCTACGAGGCCGGGTATAGAGCCCCCAGGCTGGAGAGCTATGCAGCTACTCTGTACTTTTCTTTAAAGAGACACGGCGTCGCCGCAATTACCTTAAAGAAAGTCATAGAGGGGCTCGGCGTTGACCGCTCTAGCTTCGTATCGGCATATATGGAATTGATGAACATAGCGAGTAAACTCGGCATCAAGCCCCCGCGGGTAGATCCCAAGATCTACATCCCCAAGATCGTCTCGGCGCTGGGGATCGGCGACGAGAAGTCCGCGGAGGTGCAACGCATAGCTGTGGATATTCTCCGCTACATAATATCCATCCCCCGCGTTAGAAACGGCAGGAAGCCCCAGGTCCTAGCCGCAGCGGCTGTCTACTATGCTTGTTACATAGCTGGCGTCGAGGTTACGCAGAAGGAGGTTGCAAAGGCCGCGGACTCCACAGAGGGGCCTGTGAGGGAGTTGTTAAAAGACCTCTCCGATGTTTTATTCGTCGAGGTGTCTGTGTAGTAATTTATAAACTGGCCCCGGTGTCACTACGTGGCTACGCAGGAATATAACGAGGAATCTGACGTACTCACAGAGGTGGAGATCCAGATCTTGCAGGGCCTGGAGAGGCTTGGGGGTAGTTACCAACAGCGAAATCTCTGGAAGTACATCGGCATAGACAGCAAGACAGGTCTTCCAATCCTCGCCAGGCTTGAGAAGAGGGGCTTAATAGTAAGGGAGAGAGTTGGGGGGAACAAGAGGGGTATGTACGTGATTAGGCTGACGGACAGGGCGTATAAGCTCCTTAGTAAAATTCACGAAGAGGCTGTCGAGCATCTTGTCATAAGTGTAGAGACCCTCCCAGAGGAGTATAGGCTACTCCTCTCCATCCCGTGTACGTACTGCCCCTATTCCGATAGATGCGGCGTCAGCTTCATAGCGCCTCAAAGTTGTGAGTTGCTGGCGAGGTGGTTTTACCGACTTAAGCCATGAGCCTCGTCAGATCCTTCGTGGCTGTGGACATCGAGGCGCAGGACGTAGTTAGGAGAATTGAAGAGGTGCAGAGAGAGGTTTTGAAGCTCGGGCTAGACATAAAGCTCGTAGAGCGGGAAAATTTACATCTGACTCTCCGCTTCCTCGGCGAGATTCCACAGAGCAACGTAGACGCCGCGATCCGCGCCTTGGCGCAGTTGAGGTTTAGCAAATTCCAGATTAAGCTGGCCGACGTGGGCGTCTTTCCAGATCTTTCAAGACCGCGGGTGCTGTGGATCGGCGTCTCGCAAGGGGTTGAGAAGCTTACAGAGCTCGCGGATGCGGTGCGGAAGGCTGTTGATAGATATGCCGAACACCGCGAGGATAGGGAGTTCACCCCCCATTTGACGATAGGGCGTGTGAAGAGCGGGCGCAATATCGACAAGCTGAGGGAGTTGCTGGGGCGCTACCGGGGTGTTGAGTTTGGAGTAGTCACTGTAGACAAGGTCAAGTTGAAGAAGTCCACGCTTACGCCGAGAGGTCCTATTTATAGTGACTTATTTGTGTTAACACTTACGTGAGTAGCTTAGAGGAGGTCCTCCTAGAGGCTTATAAACTGGTGACGCCAGCACCTGCGGAGGAGGCAAAGATTAGAGAAGTTTCTCAACATGTTAGGTCTCTGGTGTCCCGGCTCGTGGAGGAGGGGGGCATAGACGCCGAGGTAGATGTCTACGGGTCAAGCGCCCGCGGGACGTGGCTACCTGGCCAACGCGATATAGACATCTTTGTGGTTCTTAGAGATAGGTCGGTTAAGCCGGAGGCCGTGGTTCAAATCCTTACTAAACGCTTCACGGAGCTGGGGCTTAGGTGGACGCTACGCTATGCGCAACATCCATACGTCTCGCTCCAGGTGGAGAGCTACGAGGTTGACGTGGTTCCGTGTTATAAAATACAGCCGGGGGAGAGGCCCATAACCGCCGCCGACAGATCCCCACTACACCACAGATTTCTAGTGGAGAAACTAGACAAGCCACGTGTCTTAGATGTGAGGTTGCTGAAGCTTTTTCTAAAAACGATTGGGATATACGGGGCCGAGATAAGGTCGGAGGGGTTCTCGGGATATTTAACAGAACTACTCATAGCGTACTACGGCTCCTTTGTAGAGACCTTAAAAGCGGCGTCTCGCTGGAGGCCATACCGCACATACATAGCATTTACCGACACTAATACAAAATTCAAGGCCCCTCTCGTCGTGGTAGATCCCGTGGATCCGTATCGAAATGCCGCGGCGGCTGTGTCACTGACCTCAATGTCTATATTCATCCTGGCGGCTAGGCGGTTTCTCAAAAAGCCTTCGCTCAGCTATTTCCGTGCCACACGTGGAGAGTTAGTGAGCCAGTTGGAGACTGTTGAGGTGGTGTTTCCATACCCCGACGAGCCTCCTGACATTGTATGGGGCAGGTACAAGAGGCTGGGGCGGGGCCTCTATAAGTGGCTTAGGGAGTGCGGGTTTAGAATACTCCGCTGGGGTGTTGAGAGCGACGAGGCTTCGTACGTCTCGTTGGTGTATGTAGTCGAGAATGTGAGGCTTACCCCCTATGTACTGCACAGGGGGCCTCCTGTATACGACGAGGCTGTAGACGCGTTTATTGAAAAGTATGTAGGTGAGGAGGTGGTGGGGCCCTTTGTGCAGGGTTCGAGAGTTTATGTAATTAAGAAAAGGCGCTATGTAGATATTTCGGAATGTATTTCCAAGAAGTTGGGCGTGGGTAGGTACGACATTAGGATAAACACATATAGCGGCGACTTAGTGAGAAAAAACCCGTGGATTACTTAAGCGATGACCTTATAAATCACACCAGCACTACAAGTACATGGACGTATTTACTGTGAAGACGTATGAAGATGCTAGCCAATTCCTCTCAGAGCTGGACAAGCAGATAAAAGATCTTGAGAGTTTGGTCAAGGCTGTAGGAGACGAACTGGAGAGGCTAAGGCCGTCTCTTGAGCGTTATAGGAGACTCCAGGAATTGTTAAAGAAGTTCAGCAGTGAAGGCTCTGAGAGAAGCGCTCCTATTGAGATAACCGGATTGCAGTTGTATATCGATCCCAATCCTATGGTTAGGCACGAGATACTTGAGGAGTCGTATAGACACATGGTGGATCTTCTCAGCGTCTTAAAGAAGGTAAAGGAAGTGGCGCAGTCGGTGATACAGGAAGGTGGGCTAGAAACTCTTAGAGTTTCTGTGCAGTTCAAAAACGGGGTGCCGGTGAAGCTTATTGTAACAGGCTAATCGCCTTTGCCTTCTCGCCGCTGATTATAATAGGGGCGTTTCTCTGGACGCCGAAGACTCTTGCTAAGACGTCGCATTTAGCTCTGAACAACAAAAGCGCAGGCGTCTGCCCCCACTCTAGATACGCCTCGAAATTGGCAATTCCCTTGGCAAGTAGAAAGCCATCTCTTATCCATCTCACAGGCGATATGTTTTCAGGCGTCGTGACCACTCTGTATGTCGAGAGATCTCTCTCCAATACATCTATTTCATATGGCTGGGAGCGGACTACGAATGTTGGCGTAATTCCATTTCTTTCAAGCGCCTCGGCCACCACCAGATCTATCTGCACCTCGCCAGAGTTGTCCAATACATAGTAGACGCTGTTAGGCAACGCCACGTACTCCTCGATTGCTGGCAGATCCCACACAGCCTCCTCTAATTTCTTCGGCCTATATCCCAAGACGCTTGTGTCGACTATGTTAGCCGCCGCCGCTATTCTCAAAGCCGTTGTTAAATCCCACGAGGCTTGCTCCAGCCTCAGCCTGACAGCCTCCGCCACTTTCTTGCCTATTGCGGCTAGTCTCGCCTTGTACTCCCTGTAGGGATCCTCATCGCCCACAAGCTTTGCCACGACTTGGAAGCTTTTGGAAAAAGCCTCGCTTCTGCTACTCAGCCGCAGTAACTGCGAGAGCTCGTTAAGTATCTCCGGCAGTTTGTCGGGTCTCCGTAGCCTAATTAAGTCCCCCGTCCTAGACGTGATTATGCAAAGCTTGCAGTTAGCCTCGTCTAGCCACATTATTGACCACCTCGGCTACTCTCTTAAGATCATCAAGACTCACGTCCCCCATTACGCCTATGCGTATTGACCGCTCCCGATACTTATACATGCCGCCGGCGACAACGTAGCCGGCGTCCCGCAACTTGGCCATTACTTCCTTTGGATTTTCACATATAAATGTCGTAACTGTAAAGCTCCTCACATCCGCCGGAGGCACTGGTTGTAGCTTTACAGAGGCATAGAGGTAGTCAACCCTCTCCTTGTGCATATACGTGTACCTCTCGCCGAGTTCCAAAATATAGCTAAGCGAGGCATCTAGCGCGAATAGGAGTGGGATAGGCGGCGTGTACGGCGTCTCTAGGTGCTCAAGCATTTTGATAAACTTCTTTAAGTCCATCGTCGGCGGCACTCCAGTCGTGTATCTCGGCGGGGTGGTTGTGTATATTATTGCGGCGCCGGGAGGCGCCAGGAGGGCTTTGTGAGACGCCGTGGCAACCACATCCACCCCAGGCGGAAGGGGCTCCGCGGGAAAGCCCGATACGCTGTCCACAAGCAACAGGGCGCCATGCGCCTTAACTATGTCAATTAGCTCTTTGAGTTTTTTATATGCAATACCCGTGCTAGTCTCGTTGTGTATGAGGAGCACCGCCTTCACGTCTCTATTTCGGCGTAATAAGTCGTCTACCTCATCAGGCGCAGGCGGCAAATCGCGCTCCACCTCCACCACCTCAGCGCCCCTAATCTTGGCACTCTCCACAGCCCTCTTGCCAAACTCGCCATATACCAGCGCTAGAACTTTCTCACCTGGATTTATATAATTGTAAATCATTGTATCAATAGCCAGCGTTCCCGTACCAGGTAACACCAGGGGTCTTGCCTGGTATAACGCCTCCAGC
It includes:
- a CDS encoding ARMT1-like domain-containing protein — encoded protein: MWLDEANCKLCIITSRTGDLIRLRRPDKLPEILNELSQLLRLSSRSEAFSKSFQVVAKLVGDEDPYREYKARLAAIGKKVAEAVRLRLEQASWDLTTALRIAAAANIVDTSVLGYRPKKLEEAVWDLPAIEEYVALPNSVYYVLDNSGEVQIDLVVAEALERNGITPTFVVRSQPYEIDVLERDLSTYRVVTTPENISPVRWIRDGFLLAKGIANFEAYLEWGQTPALLLFRAKCDVLARVFGVQRNAPIIISGEKAKAISLLQ
- a CDS encoding DUF655 domain-containing protein — its product is MRGRREEYAYVVDILPPEVAVYKLPPKIRREFPHDVSYAHLVGEDHFTLLEVTLKKGVVVEIGERVYVGQGQRDKVDKIVRRIRYDDLQPQGRENLNAVVRKIVEQQESRFVKWLNEAGPITLKLHSLELLKGIGKKKVQEILEERKKRPFTSYEDVRQRAGIDIVELITERILREIAGEDSYYLFALPPPQQHAEQ
- the thpR gene encoding RNA 2',3'-cyclic phosphodiesterase; its protein translation is MSLVRSFVAVDIEAQDVVRRIEEVQREVLKLGLDIKLVERENLHLTLRFLGEIPQSNVDAAIRALAQLRFSKFQIKLADVGVFPDLSRPRVLWIGVSQGVEKLTELADAVRKAVDRYAEHREDREFTPHLTIGRVKSGRNIDKLRELLGRYRGVEFGVVTVDKVKLKKSTLTPRGPIYSDLFVLTLT
- a CDS encoding signal recognition particle subunit SRP19/SEC65 family protein — its product is MKKKGGRILWLAYLDSATPRSKGRLLPKSLAVNRPTLQEVAQALEKLGYKFQVYPGKRYPPLWYEERLQGYVVVESSEKIHVLAAKVAAVIREARS
- a CDS encoding Gar1/Naf1 family protein — encoded protein: MRRIGHALHYSRLGNLVVKLSEVPPLYVNIYTYTMKKVGVLYDVIGNVKNPYGLVKPATRDDSVVGQALYVRPQDIEKRRRK
- the cca gene encoding CCA tRNA nucleotidyltransferase — its product is MSSLEEVLLEAYKLVTPAPAEEAKIREVSQHVRSLVSRLVEEGGIDAEVDVYGSSARGTWLPGQRDIDIFVVLRDRSVKPEAVVQILTKRFTELGLRWTLRYAQHPYVSLQVESYEVDVVPCYKIQPGERPITAADRSPLHHRFLVEKLDKPRVLDVRLLKLFLKTIGIYGAEIRSEGFSGYLTELLIAYYGSFVETLKAASRWRPYRTYIAFTDTNTKFKAPLVVVDPVDPYRNAAAAVSLTSMSIFILAARRFLKKPSLSYFRATRGELVSQLETVEVVFPYPDEPPDIVWGRYKRLGRGLYKWLRECGFRILRWGVESDEASYVSLVYVVENVRLTPYVLHRGPPVYDEAVDAFIEKYVGEEVVGPFVQGSRVYVIKKRRYVDISECISKKLGVGRYDIRINTYSGDLVRKNPWIT
- a CDS encoding transcription initiation factor IIB family protein, encoding MTRRLIFEVEEYSCPVCGSVNEVVVDYERGQVICKNCGTVLRDGIADLGPEWRKPESSRAYSGPMGSSIGDIEYGNVKVIDKIKAISLKKFSRPISTPLERVEADIREFLESAREKLGIPRNIIEDSVMLYKKLYEAGYRAPRLESYAATLYFSLKRHGVAAITLKKVIEGLGVDRSSFVSAYMELMNIASKLGIKPPRVDPKIYIPKIVSALGIGDEKSAEVQRIAVDILRYIISIPRVRNGRKPQVLAAAAVYYACYIAGVEVTQKEVAKAADSTEGPVRELLKDLSDVLFVEVSV
- a CDS encoding 30S ribosomal protein S8e, producing MKLGAYYKGGDLKKPSGGKKRKVRKTKKKALGGGPPQIPKLGEADVRVVERVRGGNLKVRLREVRYANVYLPKERRSVKAKIVSIVSTPANPDFARRNYIVKGAVIQTEVGRAVVTSRPGQDGVVNAVLVE
- a CDS encoding alanine--glyoxylate aminotransferase family protein, with protein sequence MKYLTPGPVQLPKFVVEAMAKQPPFHRGEEFKKLFKSVLEKLEALYQARPLVLPGTGTLAIDTMIYNYINPGEKVLALVYGEFGKRAVESAKIRGAEVVEVERDLPPAPDEVDDLLRRNRDVKAVLLIHNETSTGIAYKKLKELIDIVKAHGALLLVDSVSGFPAEPLPPGVDVVATASHKALLAPPGAAIIYTTTPPRYTTGVPPTMDLKKFIKMLEHLETPYTPPIPLLFALDASLSYILELGERYTYMHKERVDYLYASVKLQPVPPADVRSFTVTTFICENPKEVMAKLRDAGYVVAGGMYKYRERSIRIGVMGDVSLDDLKRVAEVVNNVARRG
- a CDS encoding RNA polymerase Rpb4 family protein, producing MSVKKIRRSEEVPHASALAILREVAATTQLSEEQRKTLDYLEKVTKRTRENAESLVKQLVEKFGFARITAIQLVNLSIDSVEELRTVLTHLERREYSDSELREIFKLLTGQ
- a CDS encoding ATP/GTP-binding protein yields the protein MYTVFFIGTAGSGKSTLVAALSTWMEEQGFDVGVVNLDPAAEYLPYVPDIDIRDRVSARKVMKQYKLGPNASIIAAVDMVVTEAERIKEEMEVVGAPIYLIDTPGQMELFAFRQSGAYLVQKLSDTHSLVVYVADAVYIQTIDGFATTMLLALSSRIRFKKPQILAVNKADLLTEEAVVNITNWSEDPETLLESIDLPSYEKEILRSVANMGGFVEPIFVSAKTGDGLDKLYYQLQIHYTGGEDAQLPP
- a CDS encoding 50S ribosomal protein L21e — its product is MVKRTHGYRYKSRKLLRKKPRERGAPGLSRLLYEYKPGDQVVIDIDPTYISNAPHRRYQGKVGVVVGVRGRAYVIETYLGDKKKVIITTPEHLRPYQGGS
- a CDS encoding MarR family transcriptional regulator, producing the protein MATQEYNEESDVLTEVEIQILQGLERLGGSYQQRNLWKYIGIDSKTGLPILARLEKRGLIVRERVGGNKRGMYVIRLTDRAYKLLSKIHEEAVEHLVISVETLPEEYRLLLSIPCTYCPYSDRCGVSFIAPQSCELLARWFYRLKP